Proteins from a genomic interval of Mesobacillus sp. S13:
- a CDS encoding TolB family protein: MKNKKILVGVIGIVALLLLSSIGYLLLGDRDAYKYYTGLGSGLAVSEDDQRIAFSYFNNESSAIFTANPDGSDVKRVSNPDHVYHTNPKFSPDGSRILYLSRDNNRIQSLYTANVDGTNPKKISESSQHVSEAVFSDDNETIFFSGTPAEEFQKSEGESQEGYDLFSVKIDGTSMQKLTDRDFYTMESLVFSAEKKEIIFKDFDELNAFNLEDQRVYAADFNGKLPADIFHLTLSPEKNAVAFTTIAEESKDTSLYEYDLFLKDLQNGDTERLTDLNSSVVSPVFFNNKNEILFLEYINWPKDPEEYKLRTVDLETQKVKEVTLEMPELEASNFVMKALDYSINSWSVGLLYTVLLILITIYVVPGKVYLPSFISLSIGMLAIVASFAVAAMVDPWAGIGVGMLAFGLLVCTIIAFLFALALKFYRKGVQK, translated from the coding sequence ATGAAAAATAAGAAAATTCTAGTGGGAGTCATTGGCATCGTTGCTTTATTGTTATTGTCCAGTATTGGTTATTTGTTATTAGGTGATCGGGATGCTTACAAATACTATACAGGTCTTGGGAGCGGGCTAGCGGTATCAGAGGATGATCAGCGGATTGCCTTTTCTTATTTCAATAATGAAAGCTCAGCAATTTTTACGGCCAATCCAGATGGATCAGATGTTAAAAGAGTAAGCAATCCTGACCATGTTTATCACACGAATCCTAAGTTTTCGCCGGATGGCAGCAGAATTTTATATTTGTCACGAGACAACAATCGTATTCAATCCCTTTACACCGCCAATGTTGACGGGACCAATCCTAAAAAAATTTCCGAAAGCTCACAGCACGTATCTGAGGCCGTTTTTTCTGATGACAACGAAACGATTTTCTTTTCAGGCACGCCAGCAGAAGAATTTCAAAAGTCTGAGGGAGAGTCTCAGGAAGGGTATGACCTTTTTTCTGTAAAAATTGATGGGACATCAATGCAGAAGTTGACCGACAGAGACTTCTATACTATGGAGAGCCTTGTCTTTTCAGCTGAAAAAAAGGAAATTATCTTCAAGGATTTTGATGAATTAAATGCTTTCAACTTGGAAGATCAAAGGGTGTATGCAGCTGATTTCAACGGAAAATTGCCCGCTGATATTTTCCACCTAACTTTATCACCCGAAAAAAACGCTGTTGCTTTTACGACAATAGCTGAAGAATCGAAGGACACTTCTCTATATGAATACGATTTATTTCTCAAGGATCTGCAAAATGGGGATACCGAAAGACTCACCGACTTGAATTCATCTGTCGTTTCGCCGGTGTTTTTTAACAATAAAAATGAAATCCTCTTCCTTGAGTATATCAATTGGCCAAAAGATCCAGAGGAATATAAGTTGAGGACAGTGGACCTCGAAACGCAGAAGGTAAAAGAAGTTACGCTTGAAATGCCGGAACTAGAAGCCAGCAACTTTGTTATGAAAGCCCTCGATTACTCGATTAATAGCTGGTCGGTTGGACTTTTGTATACGGTGCTATTAATACTGATCACAATTTACGTTGTTCCTGGGAAAGTGTATTTACCATCATTCATCAGCTTGTCGATCGGAATGCTCGCAATAGTAGCCAGTTTTGCTGTAGCAGCTATGGTCGATCCGTGGGCAGGAATTGGAGTTGGCATGCTGGCATTCGGATTATTGGTTTGCACCATTATTGCATTTCTCTTCGCTCTTGCTCTTAAATTTTACAGAAAAGGAGTGCAAAAATAA
- a CDS encoding twin-arginine translocase TatA/TatE family subunit → MLSNIGFPGLILILVIALIIFGPNKLPEIGRAVGKSMKEFKNATNGLTDDIKKEIRENDHDKKS, encoded by the coding sequence ATGCTTTCAAATATAGGATTTCCAGGATTAATCTTGATTCTCGTGATTGCACTGATCATCTTTGGGCCTAACAAACTGCCGGAAATCGGACGAGCAGTCGGCAAGTCGATGAAAGAATTCAAGAACGCAACCAATGGACTTACTGATGACATCAAAAAGGAAATCAGGGAAAACGACCATGATAAGAAGAGTTGA
- the nhaC gene encoding Na+/H+ antiporter NhaC, translated as MERKVSFGHAIIPLLVMVFSMAVTIVKFEGDPHIPLIIGTIVAGLVAWFAGFKWNFIEEGIYKGIKMALPAILIIITVGMIIGSWIGGGIVATMVYYGLKIMSPSMFLVSICIITALITLAIGSSWSTMGTIGVAGMGIGVSMGIPAPMVAGAIISGSYFGDKMSPLSDTTNLAAGITGTDLFAHIRHMIYTTIPAFFIALGVYWYLGRDFSNAGVDNQEIIEIMNVIQSNFMISPWLLLVPAAVILLVAFKVPALPALIVGVFLGWIAQFTVQGGAIADAVNTLQNGFSIETGNASVDELFSRGGIQDMMYTVSLALIAMAFAGVMEQTGMLSSIVEKILKLARTARSLVVSTVATSFLTNVAAGEQYLSVLLPGRMYKKAYDDKGLHSKNLSRAIEDGGTVTSPLVPWNTCAVFIISALSVHPFEYAPYAVLNFTVPILSIIFALFGFKLEYVKKEDYKTEVERKAS; from the coding sequence ATCGAGAGAAAAGTGTCATTTGGACATGCCATCATCCCGTTGTTAGTAATGGTATTTTCAATGGCAGTAACCATTGTGAAATTTGAAGGAGACCCGCATATACCGTTGATTATCGGGACAATTGTCGCGGGTCTTGTAGCCTGGTTCGCAGGCTTTAAATGGAATTTTATCGAGGAAGGTATATATAAAGGCATTAAAATGGCGTTGCCAGCAATATTGATCATTATTACTGTTGGAATGATCATCGGATCGTGGATTGGCGGCGGAATTGTCGCAACGATGGTCTACTATGGCCTTAAAATCATGAGTCCATCCATGTTCCTTGTATCGATCTGTATCATTACGGCATTGATCACTCTAGCAATTGGAAGTTCATGGTCTACAATGGGGACGATTGGTGTTGCTGGCATGGGCATTGGCGTGAGCATGGGAATTCCGGCACCAATGGTAGCAGGAGCGATCATTTCTGGCTCTTATTTTGGTGATAAAATGTCACCATTATCAGATACGACCAATCTGGCGGCAGGGATTACGGGAACGGATCTGTTTGCGCATATTCGCCATATGATTTATACGACGATTCCCGCCTTTTTCATTGCTTTGGGTGTCTACTGGTACCTTGGCAGGGATTTTAGCAATGCAGGAGTCGATAATCAAGAGATCATTGAAATCATGAATGTGATTCAATCAAATTTTATGATATCACCATGGCTATTACTAGTTCCAGCCGCGGTCATTTTACTTGTTGCGTTTAAGGTACCAGCACTTCCAGCCCTGATCGTTGGAGTCTTCCTGGGATGGATTGCTCAATTCACGGTGCAAGGCGGCGCGATTGCAGACGCAGTTAATACACTTCAAAACGGTTTTTCGATTGAAACGGGGAACGCTTCTGTCGACGAGCTTTTCAGTCGAGGTGGTATTCAGGATATGATGTATACCGTTTCTCTTGCGCTGATCGCAATGGCTTTTGCAGGTGTTATGGAGCAGACTGGAATGTTAAGTTCAATCGTAGAGAAAATACTCAAGCTTGCCCGGACAGCTCGCAGCCTGGTTGTCTCTACGGTCGCAACCTCGTTTTTAACAAATGTCGCAGCTGGTGAGCAATACTTGTCGGTCCTTTTACCTGGGCGGATGTATAAAAAAGCATATGATGACAAAGGATTACATTCGAAAAATCTATCGCGTGCGATTGAGGATGGCGGTACCGTGACATCGCCACTGGTACCATGGAATACATGTGCCGTGTTCATTATCTCTGCTTTGTCTGTCCATCCATTCGAATATGCGCCATATGCTGTACTGAATTTCACAGTTCCGATATTATCGATCATCTTTGCATTATTCGGTTTTAAACTGGAGTATGTCAAGAAAGAAGATTATAAAACGGAAGTTGAGAGGAAAGCTTCATAG